From the genome of Luteibacter rhizovicinus DSM 16549:
ACCTTGGTCTCGCGGCCGTCTTCGGCGTACCACAGGCGGCCGTCGGTGAGCGTTCCGTCCACGTCAAAAACGACCACGCGTACTCGGGCAGCGCGCTCGGCGATATCGGCGGAAATCTCGGTGTAATGCGTGTAGGGCATGGGCTTCTGGTGGCTGGGCGTCAGACGACGCGGGCGCGGAGCAGGTCGTGGATATTCAGTGCGCCGACCACACGCCCGTCGGCATCGGTGACCAGCAGCGCGTTGATCTGGTGTTTTTCCATCAGCTGCGCCGCTTCCACGGCGAGCTTGTCGGAGCCGATGGTCTTCGGCCCCCGGGTCATCAGCTGGGCGACGGTAGCGCTGCGCAGGTCGATGCCGTGGTCGTCGAGACAGCGGCGAAGGTCGCCGTCGGTGAACACACCCAGCAGGACGCCGTCGTCATCGACCACGGCGGTCATGCCCAGGTGCTTGCGGCTCATCTCGACGAGCGCTTCGCTGAGGGTGGCATCGCGGCGGACGCGAGGAACGTCGTCCCCGGCGTGCATGACATCGGCGATGTGCAGGAGCAGGCGGCGGCCGAGACTGCCGGCCGGATGCGAGCGTGCGAAATCGTCGGAGGTGAATCCACGGGCCTCGAGCAGGGCGACGGCGAGCGCATCGCCCATCACCAGGGCGGCCGTGGTGCTGGCCGTGGGTGCCAGGCCGTGCGGGCAGGCCTCGGAGCTCACGCTGCCATCGATATTGACGTCGGCCTGCCGGGCCAGTGACGACTTCGGGTTGCCCGTGATCGCGATCAGCCGAATGCCCTGGCGCTTGATCGCAGGAAGGATGAAGAGCAGTTCGTCGGTCTCGCCGGAGTAGGAGATTCCGAGCAGGATATCGTCCGGCTGGATCATGCCGAGATCGCCATGGCTGGCCTCGCCCGGGTGGACGAAGAACGACGGCGTACCCGTCGACGCCAGTGTGGCGGCGATCTTGCGTGCGATATGGCCGCTCTTGCCCATGCCGGAGACGACCACGCGGCCCTTGCAGGCCAGGATCATCTGGCAGGCCGCCACGAAGGAGGCGTCGACCTTCTCTTCCAGGGCACGGATGGCCGCTGCCTCGGTGACGATCACGGTACGCGCACTACGGACGACGATATCGGCGTTCACGAGCGGGTGATCGAGAGGCGGTGCGGTGCGGGCATTCATGCGGCCTCGGGGGTCCGGGTTGGGGCGTTTGACCCGGGATGTCCATTTCTGCGACACCGGATTTCCATTACCATTACATATTCTCATTTTATCGTCGCCGCCATCGAACGGTGGTTCAGGGTCCGTTTCGGAACCCTTCGGCCTGGCGACCCCCTTCCAACGGAGAATCCATGGACGCTGCACGCATCCAGGCATTGATCGAAGCCGGCCTGCCCGGTGCCCTGGTGAACGTTCGCGGCGACGACGGCGTGCACTTCGAGGCTGACGTGATCTCGGATCAGTTCGCCGGCAAGCTTCCGCTGGCGCGTCACCGCCTTGTCTATGCCACCCTCGGCGACCTCATGGGCGGTGCCATCCACGCCCTGGGCCTGAAGACCCTCACTCCCGAAGAAGCCGCCGGCCGCCGCTGACGCGCGCCGCGACTTCCTTCGCACGATCTCCTCTCTAGGTATTCGACACCATGGCCAAGATCCTTATCACCGGCGGTAATCCGCTCGTGGGCGATGTGAGCATTTCCGGCGCGAAGAACGCCGTCCTGCCCATCCTCGCTTCCTGCCTGCTCGCCGACGAACCGGTAAGCATCGGCAACGTGCCGCACCTGCACGACGTCACCACCTTCATCGAACTGCTCGGTCGCATGGGCGTGCGCGTGGTGCTGGACGATCGCATGAAGATGCACATCGACCCGCGCCCGGAGAATTCCTGCGTGGCGCCGTACGAGCTGGTCCGCACCATGCGCGCGTCGATCCTCGTGCTGGGCCCGCTGGTTGCCCGTTTCGGCAAGGCCGAGGTCTCGCTTCCCGGCGGTTGCGCGATCGGCTCACGTCCGGTGGACCAGCACATCCGCGGCCTGCAGGCGCTCGGCGCCGAGATCACGGTGGAAAATGGCTTCATCAAGGCGAAGGCCGGCCGCCTGAAGGGCGCCCGCATCGTCATGGACATGGTTACCGTCACCGGTACCGAGAACATCCTGATGGCCGCCACCCTGGCCTCGGGCACGACGATCATCGAGAACGCCGCGCAGGAACCCGAAGTGGTCGACCTCGCGCATTGCCTCATGGCGATGGGCGCGAAGATCGACGGCGTCGGCACGTCCACACTCATAGTCGAAGGCGTCGAGCGCCTGCATGGTGCGCACTACGAAGTGCTGCCCGACCGCATCGAGACCGGCACCTTCCTCGTCGGCGCGGCGATGACCGGCGGCAAGGTGCGTGCGCGTGGCGCGCGTCCCGACACTCTGGACGCCGTGCTGCAGAAGCTCGAGGAATCCGGCGCGCACATCAGCACGGGCAAGGACTGGATCGAGCTCGACATGGGCGGTCGTCGGCCTAAGGCGGTCAACCTCGTCACCGCGCCGTACCCGGCGTTCCCGACCGACATGCAGGCGCAGTTCACCGCGCTGAACTGCGTTGCGGAAGGCGTGGGCGTGATTACCGAGACGGTATTCGAAAACCGTTTCATGCATGCGCTGGAGCTGCAGCGCCTCGGTGCGGACATTCGCCTCGAAGGCA
Proteins encoded in this window:
- a CDS encoding BolA family protein; this translates as MDAARIQALIEAGLPGALVNVRGDDGVHFEADVISDQFAGKLPLARHRLVYATLGDLMGGAIHALGLKTLTPEEAAGRR
- a CDS encoding KpsF/GutQ family sugar-phosphate isomerase, which codes for MNARTAPPLDHPLVNADIVVRSARTVIVTEAAAIRALEEKVDASFVAACQMILACKGRVVVSGMGKSGHIARKIAATLASTGTPSFFVHPGEASHGDLGMIQPDDILLGISYSGETDELLFILPAIKRQGIRLIAITGNPKSSLARQADVNIDGSVSSEACPHGLAPTASTTAALVMGDALAVALLEARGFTSDDFARSHPAGSLGRRLLLHIADVMHAGDDVPRVRRDATLSEALVEMSRKHLGMTAVVDDDGVLLGVFTDGDLRRCLDDHGIDLRSATVAQLMTRGPKTIGSDKLAVEAAQLMEKHQINALLVTDADGRVVGALNIHDLLRARVV
- the murA gene encoding UDP-N-acetylglucosamine 1-carboxyvinyltransferase translates to MAKILITGGNPLVGDVSISGAKNAVLPILASCLLADEPVSIGNVPHLHDVTTFIELLGRMGVRVVLDDRMKMHIDPRPENSCVAPYELVRTMRASILVLGPLVARFGKAEVSLPGGCAIGSRPVDQHIRGLQALGAEITVENGFIKAKAGRLKGARIVMDMVTVTGTENILMAATLASGTTIIENAAQEPEVVDLAHCLMAMGAKIDGVGTSTLIVEGVERLHGAHYEVLPDRIETGTFLVGAAMTGGKVRARGARPDTLDAVLQKLEESGAHISTGKDWIELDMGGRRPKAVNLVTAPYPAFPTDMQAQFTALNCVAEGVGVITETVFENRFMHALELQRLGADIRLEGNTAIITGVPKMSGAPIMATDLRASACLVLAGLVAEGDTTVDRVYHIDRGYENIEEKLGVLGATIRRLPG